The sequence GGGAGCATGAAATCACCGGCATGGTTCCAGCGTCCATCCACGATCAGGTGGGGTAGGCCATCGGTGCCGCATACGGACTGGCTGTACATCGCGAAACGCGCCTTGGCCTGATCGGTTTTGGCGGTAGCAGCGCGCTGCTGGAAGCGGGCGCTCTCGGAGCAGGGGGTCAGTCCTGCCACGTCAGCCTTGGCCGCAGGGGCGAAGCCGAGCAACAGGAAGGCGGAGAGCAGAACCGCGAAGAGTCGGCGGGAGAAAAGACGGCGCATCGGACGCAAGGCCGCGGGGCAGGATGACACTTCTGGACAGTACGGGAGCTGTTGAAGTCCAATGCCTTTGGTTCTTGCCCTCGAAACAAGTTGTGACGAGTCGGCGGCAGCGATTGTGCGTGATCAGACGGTGCTCGCCAGTGCCGTCGCCTCCCAGGTCGAGGAGCACGCCCGCTGGGGTGGCGTGGTGCCGGAAATCGCCTCGCGGCGTCACGTCGAGGCCCTGCCCCAGCTGATTGGGCAGGTGTGCCGAGATAGCGGCGTGACCATGGCCGAGCTCGATGGCATCGCCGCCACCGCCGCGCCGGGCCTGGTGGGGGCCCTGCTGGTGGCATCGGTCACGGGCCGCACCCTGGCGAGGCTGCATGGCAAGCCCTTTGTGGCTGTTCATCACCTTGAAGGTCATCTCTGCTCGGTGCAGCTGGGCGAGCCCCTGCCGCCCGGTCCCTACCTGGTGCTGCTGGTGAGCGGCGGCCATACCGAGTTGCTGCGGGTCGACGGGCCTGGCCGCTATGTCCGCTTGGGCCGCAGCCACGACGATGCCGCCGGCGAAGCCTTCGACAAGGTCTCCCGCCTGCTCGGGCTCGGATACCCGGGTGGACCGGCGATTGAGGCGGCTGGGCAAAACGGCGACCCCCTTCGCTTTGCCCTGCCCAAGGGCCGGGTGTCGCGGCCGGAGGGTGGCTTTTATCCCTACGACTTCAGTTTCAGCGGCCTCAAGACGGCGATGCTGCGCCAGGTGCGCGCTTTGGAGGCTGAGCACCAGGCGGGCGGCGAGCCGCTACCGCTGGCTGATCTAGCGGCCAGCTTTGAGCAGGTGGTGGCCCAGGTGTTGGTGGAGCGCAGTTGCCGCT is a genomic window of Cyanobium sp. Tous-M-B4 containing:
- a CDS encoding Photosystem I reaction center subunit III, encoding MRRLFSRRLFAVLLSAFLLLGFAPAAKADVAGLTPCSESARFQQRAATAKTDQAKARFAMYSQSVCGTDGLPHLIVDGRWNHAGDFMLPGIAFLYIAGCIGWAGRNYLRAIRGDKDATMKEIQIDLPLAIKSTLAAATWPLAAFGELTSGKLLESDDKVTVSPR
- the tsaD gene encoding tRNA (adenosine(37)-N6)-threonylcarbamoyltransferase complex transferase subunit TsaD produces the protein MPLVLALETSCDESAAAIVRDQTVLASAVASQVEEHARWGGVVPEIASRRHVEALPQLIGQVCRDSGVTMAELDGIAATAAPGLVGALLVASVTGRTLARLHGKPFVAVHHLEGHLCSVQLGEPLPPGPYLVLLVSGGHTELLRVDGPGRYVRLGRSHDDAAGEAFDKVSRLLGLGYPGGPAIEAAGQNGDPLRFALPKGRVSRPEGGFYPYDFSFSGLKTAMLRQVRALEAEHQAGGEPLPLADLAASFEQVVAQVLVERSCRCAREQGLGTLVLVGGVAANRRLRQLLEQRCGLDGLAWRVAPLAYCTDNAAMIGVAAAQRLAGGQSSCFDLGVAARLPLEQAGLLYESQPCF